The Actinomycetota bacterium genome contains the following window.
GAGTTCGACCAGGTGGTGCGCTGGATGCCGGCCGACATGGCCGGCAAGTGGGTCGTGACCAACACGACGACCCCCGACGACGTGATGTTCCTGCGCGATCGCGGCGTCGAGCTGCTCGTCACGACGACCCCGCGCCTGAAGGGCCGGTCGTTCGGGGCGAACGTCATCGAGGCGACGCTGGTGGCGCTCGAGGGGGCTCGCCGGCCGCTGATCGCTGGCCGCTACCTGCAGCTGCTCAGCGCCGTCGGGTTCCGCCCGGACGCGCTGTGGCTCCAGCGCGACCTCGCGGCGGGCTGAGCTGCCGCACCGCTTCGGCGCGGCACCGTCCTTGCTCACCTGCGCGTCGGCGCCTGCGCGTTGTCCGCGCCCTCGCCGTGGTGGTACCATCCGTCCCGTTCAGGCGAGCAGGCATGCGGCGCGTTCCCGACGCCCGGGGCGCGGCCTTGCGTTCAAGAAGGCCGGCCGGGCACCAGGCCACCGATGCCGCTCTCGCACGTGCGAAGGAGAGTGCTTCGGCTCATGAACAAGCGCGCCAGGGTGAGACTCATCGTCGTCGCGGTGGCCATCGCGATCATCGGCGTCTCGGCGTACCTCGTCCTCCAGGGGTCGGGGCAGCAGATGCTCACCGTCGCCGACGTGGCCGGCGGCAAGGTGGATGTGGGCGAGCGCGTGAAGGTCAACGGCATCGTCATCGGCGACTCGTGGGCCGGCTCGGCGAATCCCATGCGCTTCGAGATCAAGGACGCCGACAAGCCCGAGCCCACGCTCAAGGTCGTCTACGCCCGCGCCGTGCCGAGCGGGTTCGGCGACAAGACCAACGCGACGGTCACCGGCAAGCTGAACGCCGCCGGCGAGTTCGAGGCCGTCGAGATGATGACGACCTG
Protein-coding sequences here:
- a CDS encoding cytochrome c maturation protein CcmE, translated to MPLSHVRRRVLRLMNKRARVRLIVVAVAIAIIGVSAYLVLQGSGQQMLTVADVAGGKVDVGERVKVNGIVIGDSWAGSANPMRFEIKDADKPEPTLKVVYARAVPSGFGDKTNATVTGKLNAAGEFEAVEMMTTCPSKYDSQKPFTIAELQAQKAALTNNTVRITAYVVDPGDGARIVLGTTADGGTMLDVVVAGGTAGLTKGAQVEAAGQLGSDGVFMATGVTVAKTAAP